A genomic window from Nicotiana sylvestris chromosome 11, ASM39365v2, whole genome shotgun sequence includes:
- the LOC104235619 gene encoding E3 SUMO-protein ligase SIZ1 isoform X3 has translation MDLVASCKDKLAYFRIKELKDVLTQLGLSKQGKKQDLVDRILATLSDERVSGMWPKKNSVGKEDVAKLVDDIYRKMQVGGATELASKSQVVSDSSNVKLKEEIEDSSYHMKIRCVCASSLQTETMIQCEDRRCHTWQHVRCVIIPDKPMEGGDPPIPPTTFYCELCRLGRADPFWVTMGHPLYPAKLSITSVPADGTNPVQSIEKTFQITRADRDLLAKQEYDLQAWCMLLNDKVQFRMQWPQYADLQVNGVPVRAINRPGSQLLGANGRDDGPIITPCTRDGINKITLTGCDARVFCLGVRLVKRRTVQQVLSLIPKESDGEQFEDALTRVRRCVGGGTATENADSDSDLEVVADCIPVNLRCPMSGSRMKVAGRFKPCIHMGCFDLEVFVEMNQRSRKWQCPICLKNYALEHVIIDPYFNRITSQLRSCGEDVAEIEVKPDGSWRAKIEGDRRSLGDLGCWHLPDGSLSESLDIESKPKPEILKQIKQEGGSDGNGLKVGLRKNINGLWEISKPEDQTFSSGSRLRDNFGQDIIPMSSGATGSGKEGEDASVNQDGNGNLDFSNNAFDLEAISLIDPTYGFGNGNPSVPAGDAEVIVLSDSEEENEPIISSGPIFNNNHNDAPVVPFPGQSQGIPDAFHDSTLVNSGNSCLGLFNSNDDEFGMNMWSLPSGTQGGPGFQLFSSDADVSGSLVDVQHGSINCPSSLGGYGLAADTGIGSTSLLPETYANRPNANINDSLVDNPLAFSGNDPSLQIFLPTRPSDTSVEATRDQPDVSNGVGTEDWISLRLGGDGGVHGDSVANGLSSGQQVQTKDTALDSLADTGADSMVAGQ, from the exons ATGGATTTGGTTGCTAGTTGCAAG GATAAATTGGCATATTTTCGGATAAAGGAGCTTAAAGATGTTCTGACTCAACTTGGTCTTTCAAAGCAAGGGAAAAAGCAG GACCTTGTTGATCGCATATTAGCTACACTTTCTGATGAAAGAG TTTCAGGAATGTGGCCAAAGAAAAACAGTGTTGGGAAGGAAGATGTTGCAAAGCTTGTTGATGACATTTACAG AAAAATGCAGGTGGGTGGGGCCACTGAGCTAGCATCGAAGTCACAAGTCGTCTCAGATAGTAGTAATGTGAAGTTAAAAGAGGAAATTGAAGACTCTTCTTACCATATGAAAATTCGCTGTGTGTGCGCAAGCTCGTTACAAACTGAAACAATGATTCAG TGTGAAGACAGAAGATGTCACACTTGGCAACATGTGCGTTGTGTTATCATACCAGATAAGCCTATGGAGGGTGGTGATCCACCAATTCCGCCTACAACTTTTTACTGTGAATTGTGCAGATTGGGTCGCGCTGACCC CTTCTGGGTGACAATGGGACACCCTTTATACCCTGCAAAGTTGTCTATTACAAGCGTTCCTGCCGATGG CACGAACCCTGTGCAGAGTATTGAGAAAACATTTCAGATAACTAGAGCTGACAGAGACTTGTTGGCAAAACAGGAATATGATCTCCAG GCTTGGTGCATGCTTCTCAACGACAAGGTACAATTTAGGATGCAGTGGCCTCAATATGCAGATTTGCAGGTGAATG GGGTTCCTGTACGGGCGATAAATAGACCTGGCTCTCAATTGTTGGGTGCTAATGGTCGAGATGACGGCCCTATA ATCACACCATGCACCAGAGATGGAATCAACAAAATCACATTAACAGGATGCGATGCTCGTGTCTTTTGCTTGGGGGTTAGACTTGTGAAGCGGCGTACTGTTCAACAG gTTCTTAGTTTGATCCCAAAGGAGTCAGATGGTGAGCAGTTTGAAGATGCTCTTACTCGCGTTCGTCGTTGTGTTGGTGGTGGGACGGCCACTGAAAATGCCGATAGTGATAGTGATCTGGAAGTGGTTGCTGATTGTATTCCTGTCAATCTTCGCTGCCCT ATGAGCGGTTCAAGGATGAAAGTTGCTGGAAGATTCAAACCTTGTATACACATGGGCTGCTTTGATCTTGAAGTCTTTGTTGAAATGAATCAAAGGTCAAGGAAG TGGCAATGCCCCATCTGTCTCAAGAACTACGCTTTGGAGCATGTCATCATAGATCCATATTTCAATCGAATCACTTCTCAG CTGCGAAGTTGTGGAGAAGATGTTGCAGAAATTGAAGTGAAACCTGATGGTTCTTGGCGTGCAAAGATAGAAGGTGATCGACGGAGTCTTGGGGATCTTGGGTGCTGGCACTTACCTGATGGGAGCCTGAGCGAATCTCTAGATATAGAGTCGAAACCTAAGCCCGAAATTCTTAAGCAGATTAAACAGGAAGGAGGCTCTGATGGCAATGGTCTTAAAGTTGGATTGAGGAAGAACATAAATGGTTTGTGGGAAATCAGCAAACCGGAAGACCAGACATTTTCATCTGGAAGTAGATTGAGAGACAATTTTGGTCAGGATATTATTCCAATGAGCAGCGGTGCCACCGGTAGTGGCAAAGAAGGTGAAGATGCCAGCGTTAATCAAGATGGCAATGGGAACCTTGACTTTTCGAACAATGCGTTTGATCTTGAGGCCATTTCTCTTATTGACCCAACATATGGTTTTGGCAACGGAAATCCATCGGTACCAGCAGGAGATGCCGAAGTTATTGTACTAAGTGATTCTGAAGAAGAAAATGAGCCAATTATCTCATCTGGGCCTATCTTTAATAACAACCATAATGATGCACCTGTAGTTCCTTTTCCAGGTCAGTCACAAGGAATTCCAGATGCTTTTCATGACTCTACGCTGGTTAACAGTGGGAATTCATGCCTGGGGCTGTTCAATTCTAATGATGATGAATTTGGGATGAACATGTGGTCTTTGCCTTCTGGAACCCAAGGGGGCCCTGGTTTTCAGTTATTTAGTTCTGATGCTGATGTTTCAGGATCTTTAGTAGATGTGCAGCATGGTTCTATTAACTGTCCCAGTTCTCTCGGTGGCTATGGGTTGGCTGCAGATACCGGCATTGGATCTACTTCTCTTCTTCCTGAAACATATGCAAATCGCCCCAATGCTAATATAAATGACAGTTTAGTTGATAATCCCCTAGCATTTAGTGGTAATGATCCCTCACTTCAGATATTTCTTCCTACTAGACCATCTGATACGTCAGTTGAGGCTACGAGGGATCAACCTGATGTTTCAAATGGCGTTGGTACTGAGGATTGGATATCACTTCGACTTggtggtgatggaggtgttcatggTGATTCTGTTGCAAATGGGTTAAGCTCTGGGCAGCAAGTACAAACAAAAGACACTGCCTTGGACTCATTGGCTGACACTG GAGCAGATTCCATGGTGGCAGGACAATGA
- the LOC104235619 gene encoding E3 SUMO-protein ligase SIZ1 isoform X2, translating to MDLVASCKDKLAYFRIKELKDVLTQLGLSKQGKKQDLVDRILATLSDERVSGMWPKKNSVGKEDVAKLVDDIYRKMQVGGATELASKSQVVSDSSNVKLKEEIEDSSYHMKIRCVCASSLQTETMIQCEDRRCHTWQHVRCVIIPDKPMEGGDPPIPPTTFYCELCRLGRADPFWVTMGHPLYPAKLSITSVPADGTNPVQSIEKTFQITRADRDLLAKQEYDLQAWCMLLNDKVQFRMQWPQYADLQVNGVPVRAINRPGSQLLGANGRDDGPIITPCTRDGINKITLTGCDARVFCLGVRLVKRRTVQQVLSLIPKESDGEQFEDALTRVRRCVGGGTATENADSDSDLEVVADCIPVNLRCPMSGSRMKVAGRFKPCIHMGCFDLEVFVEMNQRSRKWQCPICLKNYALEHVIIDPYFNRITSQLRSCGEDVAEIEVKPDGSWRAKIEGDRRSLGDLGCWHLPDGSLSESLDIESKPKPEILKQIKQEGGSDGNGLKVGLRKNINGLWEISKPEDQTFSSGSRLRDNFGQDIIPMSSGATGSGKEGEDASVNQDGNGNLDFSNNAFDLEAISLIDPTYGFGNGNPSVPAGDAEVIVLSDSEEENEPIISSGPIFNNNHNDAPVVPFPGQSQGIPDAFHDSTLVNSGNSCLGLFNSNDDEFGMNMWSLPSGTQGGPGFQLFSSDADVSGSLVDVQHGSINCPSSLGGYGLAADTGIGSTSLLPETYANRPNANINDSLVDNPLAFSGNDPSLQIFLPTRPSDTSVEATRDQPDVSNGVGTEDWISLRLGGDGGVHGDSVANGLSSGQQVQTKDTALDSLADTASLLLGMNDSRPTKSSRERSDSPFTFPRQRRSVRPRLYLSIDSDSE from the exons ATGGATTTGGTTGCTAGTTGCAAG GATAAATTGGCATATTTTCGGATAAAGGAGCTTAAAGATGTTCTGACTCAACTTGGTCTTTCAAAGCAAGGGAAAAAGCAG GACCTTGTTGATCGCATATTAGCTACACTTTCTGATGAAAGAG TTTCAGGAATGTGGCCAAAGAAAAACAGTGTTGGGAAGGAAGATGTTGCAAAGCTTGTTGATGACATTTACAG AAAAATGCAGGTGGGTGGGGCCACTGAGCTAGCATCGAAGTCACAAGTCGTCTCAGATAGTAGTAATGTGAAGTTAAAAGAGGAAATTGAAGACTCTTCTTACCATATGAAAATTCGCTGTGTGTGCGCAAGCTCGTTACAAACTGAAACAATGATTCAG TGTGAAGACAGAAGATGTCACACTTGGCAACATGTGCGTTGTGTTATCATACCAGATAAGCCTATGGAGGGTGGTGATCCACCAATTCCGCCTACAACTTTTTACTGTGAATTGTGCAGATTGGGTCGCGCTGACCC CTTCTGGGTGACAATGGGACACCCTTTATACCCTGCAAAGTTGTCTATTACAAGCGTTCCTGCCGATGG CACGAACCCTGTGCAGAGTATTGAGAAAACATTTCAGATAACTAGAGCTGACAGAGACTTGTTGGCAAAACAGGAATATGATCTCCAG GCTTGGTGCATGCTTCTCAACGACAAGGTACAATTTAGGATGCAGTGGCCTCAATATGCAGATTTGCAGGTGAATG GGGTTCCTGTACGGGCGATAAATAGACCTGGCTCTCAATTGTTGGGTGCTAATGGTCGAGATGACGGCCCTATA ATCACACCATGCACCAGAGATGGAATCAACAAAATCACATTAACAGGATGCGATGCTCGTGTCTTTTGCTTGGGGGTTAGACTTGTGAAGCGGCGTACTGTTCAACAG gTTCTTAGTTTGATCCCAAAGGAGTCAGATGGTGAGCAGTTTGAAGATGCTCTTACTCGCGTTCGTCGTTGTGTTGGTGGTGGGACGGCCACTGAAAATGCCGATAGTGATAGTGATCTGGAAGTGGTTGCTGATTGTATTCCTGTCAATCTTCGCTGCCCT ATGAGCGGTTCAAGGATGAAAGTTGCTGGAAGATTCAAACCTTGTATACACATGGGCTGCTTTGATCTTGAAGTCTTTGTTGAAATGAATCAAAGGTCAAGGAAG TGGCAATGCCCCATCTGTCTCAAGAACTACGCTTTGGAGCATGTCATCATAGATCCATATTTCAATCGAATCACTTCTCAG CTGCGAAGTTGTGGAGAAGATGTTGCAGAAATTGAAGTGAAACCTGATGGTTCTTGGCGTGCAAAGATAGAAGGTGATCGACGGAGTCTTGGGGATCTTGGGTGCTGGCACTTACCTGATGGGAGCCTGAGCGAATCTCTAGATATAGAGTCGAAACCTAAGCCCGAAATTCTTAAGCAGATTAAACAGGAAGGAGGCTCTGATGGCAATGGTCTTAAAGTTGGATTGAGGAAGAACATAAATGGTTTGTGGGAAATCAGCAAACCGGAAGACCAGACATTTTCATCTGGAAGTAGATTGAGAGACAATTTTGGTCAGGATATTATTCCAATGAGCAGCGGTGCCACCGGTAGTGGCAAAGAAGGTGAAGATGCCAGCGTTAATCAAGATGGCAATGGGAACCTTGACTTTTCGAACAATGCGTTTGATCTTGAGGCCATTTCTCTTATTGACCCAACATATGGTTTTGGCAACGGAAATCCATCGGTACCAGCAGGAGATGCCGAAGTTATTGTACTAAGTGATTCTGAAGAAGAAAATGAGCCAATTATCTCATCTGGGCCTATCTTTAATAACAACCATAATGATGCACCTGTAGTTCCTTTTCCAGGTCAGTCACAAGGAATTCCAGATGCTTTTCATGACTCTACGCTGGTTAACAGTGGGAATTCATGCCTGGGGCTGTTCAATTCTAATGATGATGAATTTGGGATGAACATGTGGTCTTTGCCTTCTGGAACCCAAGGGGGCCCTGGTTTTCAGTTATTTAGTTCTGATGCTGATGTTTCAGGATCTTTAGTAGATGTGCAGCATGGTTCTATTAACTGTCCCAGTTCTCTCGGTGGCTATGGGTTGGCTGCAGATACCGGCATTGGATCTACTTCTCTTCTTCCTGAAACATATGCAAATCGCCCCAATGCTAATATAAATGACAGTTTAGTTGATAATCCCCTAGCATTTAGTGGTAATGATCCCTCACTTCAGATATTTCTTCCTACTAGACCATCTGATACGTCAGTTGAGGCTACGAGGGATCAACCTGATGTTTCAAATGGCGTTGGTACTGAGGATTGGATATCACTTCGACTTggtggtgatggaggtgttcatggTGATTCTGTTGCAAATGGGTTAAGCTCTGGGCAGCAAGTACAAACAAAAGACACTGCCTTGGACTCATTGGCTGACACTG CTTCATTGCTTCTTGGTATGAATGACAGCAGACCAACTAAGAGCAGTAGAGAACGATCAGATAGTCCTTTTACATTTCCTCGTCAACGTCGTTCTGTAAGACCAAGATTGTATCTAAGTATTGATTCGGATTCTGAATAG
- the LOC104235619 gene encoding E3 SUMO-protein ligase SIZ1 isoform X1 translates to MDLVASCKDKLAYFRIKELKDVLTQLGLSKQGKKQDLVDRILATLSDERVSGMWPKKNSVGKEDVAKLVDDIYRKMQVGGATELASKSQVVSDSSNVKLKEEIEDSSYHMKIRCVCASSLQTETMIQCEDRRCHTWQHVRCVIIPDKPMEGGDPPIPPTTFYCELCRLGRADPFWVTMGHPLYPAKLSITSVPADGTNPVQSIEKTFQITRADRDLLAKQEYDLQAWCMLLNDKVQFRMQWPQYADLQVNGVPVRAINRPGSQLLGANGRDDGPIITPCTRDGINKITLTGCDARVFCLGVRLVKRRTVQQVLSLIPKESDGEQFEDALTRVRRCVGGGTATENADSDSDLEVVADCIPVNLRCPMSGSRMKVAGRFKPCIHMGCFDLEVFVEMNQRSRKWQCPICLKNYALEHVIIDPYFNRITSQLRSCGEDVAEIEVKPDGSWRAKIEGDRRSLGDLGCWHLPDGSLSESLDIESKPKPEILKQIKQEGGSDGNGLKVGLRKNINGLWEISKPEDQTFSSGSRLRDNFGQDIIPMSSGATGSGKEGEDASVNQDGNGNLDFSNNAFDLEAISLIDPTYGFGNGNPSVPAGDAEVIVLSDSEEENEPIISSGPIFNNNHNDAPVVPFPGQSQGIPDAFHDSTLVNSGNSCLGLFNSNDDEFGMNMWSLPSGTQGGPGFQLFSSDADVSGSLVDVQHGSINCPSSLGGYGLAADTGIGSTSLLPETYANRPNANINDSLVDNPLAFSGNDPSLQIFLPTRPSDTSVEATRDQPDVSNGVGTEDWISLRLGGDGGVHGDSVANGLSSGQQVQTKDTALDSLADTGSDATVCAASLLLGMNDSRPTKSSRERSDSPFTFPRQRRSVRPRLYLSIDSDSE, encoded by the exons ATGGATTTGGTTGCTAGTTGCAAG GATAAATTGGCATATTTTCGGATAAAGGAGCTTAAAGATGTTCTGACTCAACTTGGTCTTTCAAAGCAAGGGAAAAAGCAG GACCTTGTTGATCGCATATTAGCTACACTTTCTGATGAAAGAG TTTCAGGAATGTGGCCAAAGAAAAACAGTGTTGGGAAGGAAGATGTTGCAAAGCTTGTTGATGACATTTACAG AAAAATGCAGGTGGGTGGGGCCACTGAGCTAGCATCGAAGTCACAAGTCGTCTCAGATAGTAGTAATGTGAAGTTAAAAGAGGAAATTGAAGACTCTTCTTACCATATGAAAATTCGCTGTGTGTGCGCAAGCTCGTTACAAACTGAAACAATGATTCAG TGTGAAGACAGAAGATGTCACACTTGGCAACATGTGCGTTGTGTTATCATACCAGATAAGCCTATGGAGGGTGGTGATCCACCAATTCCGCCTACAACTTTTTACTGTGAATTGTGCAGATTGGGTCGCGCTGACCC CTTCTGGGTGACAATGGGACACCCTTTATACCCTGCAAAGTTGTCTATTACAAGCGTTCCTGCCGATGG CACGAACCCTGTGCAGAGTATTGAGAAAACATTTCAGATAACTAGAGCTGACAGAGACTTGTTGGCAAAACAGGAATATGATCTCCAG GCTTGGTGCATGCTTCTCAACGACAAGGTACAATTTAGGATGCAGTGGCCTCAATATGCAGATTTGCAGGTGAATG GGGTTCCTGTACGGGCGATAAATAGACCTGGCTCTCAATTGTTGGGTGCTAATGGTCGAGATGACGGCCCTATA ATCACACCATGCACCAGAGATGGAATCAACAAAATCACATTAACAGGATGCGATGCTCGTGTCTTTTGCTTGGGGGTTAGACTTGTGAAGCGGCGTACTGTTCAACAG gTTCTTAGTTTGATCCCAAAGGAGTCAGATGGTGAGCAGTTTGAAGATGCTCTTACTCGCGTTCGTCGTTGTGTTGGTGGTGGGACGGCCACTGAAAATGCCGATAGTGATAGTGATCTGGAAGTGGTTGCTGATTGTATTCCTGTCAATCTTCGCTGCCCT ATGAGCGGTTCAAGGATGAAAGTTGCTGGAAGATTCAAACCTTGTATACACATGGGCTGCTTTGATCTTGAAGTCTTTGTTGAAATGAATCAAAGGTCAAGGAAG TGGCAATGCCCCATCTGTCTCAAGAACTACGCTTTGGAGCATGTCATCATAGATCCATATTTCAATCGAATCACTTCTCAG CTGCGAAGTTGTGGAGAAGATGTTGCAGAAATTGAAGTGAAACCTGATGGTTCTTGGCGTGCAAAGATAGAAGGTGATCGACGGAGTCTTGGGGATCTTGGGTGCTGGCACTTACCTGATGGGAGCCTGAGCGAATCTCTAGATATAGAGTCGAAACCTAAGCCCGAAATTCTTAAGCAGATTAAACAGGAAGGAGGCTCTGATGGCAATGGTCTTAAAGTTGGATTGAGGAAGAACATAAATGGTTTGTGGGAAATCAGCAAACCGGAAGACCAGACATTTTCATCTGGAAGTAGATTGAGAGACAATTTTGGTCAGGATATTATTCCAATGAGCAGCGGTGCCACCGGTAGTGGCAAAGAAGGTGAAGATGCCAGCGTTAATCAAGATGGCAATGGGAACCTTGACTTTTCGAACAATGCGTTTGATCTTGAGGCCATTTCTCTTATTGACCCAACATATGGTTTTGGCAACGGAAATCCATCGGTACCAGCAGGAGATGCCGAAGTTATTGTACTAAGTGATTCTGAAGAAGAAAATGAGCCAATTATCTCATCTGGGCCTATCTTTAATAACAACCATAATGATGCACCTGTAGTTCCTTTTCCAGGTCAGTCACAAGGAATTCCAGATGCTTTTCATGACTCTACGCTGGTTAACAGTGGGAATTCATGCCTGGGGCTGTTCAATTCTAATGATGATGAATTTGGGATGAACATGTGGTCTTTGCCTTCTGGAACCCAAGGGGGCCCTGGTTTTCAGTTATTTAGTTCTGATGCTGATGTTTCAGGATCTTTAGTAGATGTGCAGCATGGTTCTATTAACTGTCCCAGTTCTCTCGGTGGCTATGGGTTGGCTGCAGATACCGGCATTGGATCTACTTCTCTTCTTCCTGAAACATATGCAAATCGCCCCAATGCTAATATAAATGACAGTTTAGTTGATAATCCCCTAGCATTTAGTGGTAATGATCCCTCACTTCAGATATTTCTTCCTACTAGACCATCTGATACGTCAGTTGAGGCTACGAGGGATCAACCTGATGTTTCAAATGGCGTTGGTACTGAGGATTGGATATCACTTCGACTTggtggtgatggaggtgttcatggTGATTCTGTTGCAAATGGGTTAAGCTCTGGGCAGCAAGTACAAACAAAAGACACTGCCTTGGACTCATTGGCTGACACTG GTAGTGATGCTACTGTTTGTGCAGCTTCATTGCTTCTTGGTATGAATGACAGCAGACCAACTAAGAGCAGTAGAGAACGATCAGATAGTCCTTTTACATTTCCTCGTCAACGTCGTTCTGTAAGACCAAGATTGTATCTAAGTATTGATTCGGATTCTGAATAG
- the LOC104235620 gene encoding uncharacterized protein — protein MSAGGGGGVKEQSSPPPKPSKFAVYQNPAFSAALTTNSLRPSKSTFLFILSISFASASALLSIFIRESGIIDSLKFKYVSQETACLFARLIQAFAAIVLFGTFLALFKVIYLCTTRTTDVTIMPPTKGTKEHTHLTNRQLGLLGIKPKVEQTTLESSKRPPKSRSISASLSDVLVPLHQPIASSNHSSRLSGDKARTGSGTKVPSFSTPSKSPASPSLYLVPASSSLSSSIQSSPGGEHLVATPWSNKRATFHKEIATEEQLEKFLADVDERITESGSKLATPPPTISGFGVASPGNLPSSTNTSGTPRSTPLRPVRMSPGSQKFTTPPKKGEGDLPPPMSMEESTEAFEHLGIYPQIEQWRDRLRQWFSSMLLKPLLYKIDTSHTKVMQAAAKLGITITISQVGNEAPDTGTAAISATERTNEWKPSFSVEEDGLLHQLRVTLVQALDSCMPKTTSGVLQLSSPQNSQIPILQECIDAITEHQRLLSLMKGEWAKGLLPQSGVRAEYTVHRIRELAEGTCTRNYDYLGSVEGYGKGTKKWSSELPTDSHLLLYLFCAFLEHPKWMLHVDPTAYVGAQYSKNPLFLGVLPPKERFPEKYVAVLSGVPSVLHPGACILAVGKQSPPVFALSWDKKPQFSLRGRTALWDSILLLCYKIKIGYGGFVRGMHLSSSALGILPVLDPEKDDC, from the exons ATGAGTGCCGGCGGCGGCGGAGGAGTAAAAGAGCAGAGCTCGCCTCCACCTAAACCCTCAAAATTCGCGGTGTACCAGAATCCAGCCTTCTCTGCTGCCCTAACAACCAACAGCCTTCGTCCCTCCAAGTCTACTTTCCTTTTCATACTCTCTATTTCATTCGCTTCCGCTTCTGCTCTTCTCAGCATATTTATTAG GGAAAGCGGGATtattgacagtctgaaattcaaatATGTTTCTCAAGAAACTGCTT GTCTTTTTGCCAGACTGATACAGGCTTTTGCAGCCATAGTTTTATTTGGAACCTTTCTTGCCCTTTTCAAGGTTATTTATCTATGTACAACGAGGACTACTGATGTAACAATTATGCCACCTACCAAAGGAACAAAGGAGCATACACATCTGACTAATAGACAGTTAGGGCTTTTGGGGATTAAACCAAAAGTTGAGCAAACTACTCTAGAGTCTTCAAAGAGACCTCCCAAATCAAGAAGTATCTCAGCCTCTCTGTCTGATGTCCTTGTCCCTCTTCATCAGCCAATTGCTAGTTCAAACCATTCATCTAGACTTAGTGGTGACAAAGCAAGAACCGGTAGTGGAACTAAAGTACCATCTTTCAGCACCCCATCAAAATCACCGGCTTCCCCATCCTTGTATCTTGTTCCAGCATCTTCTTCTCTATCATCTTCAATCCAGTCTTCACCAGGTGGGGAACACTTGGTTGCCACCCCTTGGTCGAACAAGCGAGCTACTTTTCATAAAGAGATTGCAACAGAGGAACAGCTTGAAAAGTTCTTGGCTGATGTTGATGAGAGAATTACTGAATCAGGAAGCAAGCTGGCAACTCCTCCACCCACCATAAGTGGGTTTGGCGTAGCCAGTCCTGGTAACTTGCCCAGTTCCACTAATACTTCTGGAACTCCAAGAAGTACTCCTCTAAGGCCTGTTAGGATGTCCCCTGGTTCCCAAAAGTTTACAACTCCACCAAAGAAAGGGGAAGGCGATCTACCTCCTCCAATGTCAATGGAAGAGTCCACTGAAGCATTTGAGCATCTGGGGATCTATCCACAGATCGAGCAGTGGCGTGATCGACTCAGGCAATGGTTTTCCTCCATGCTGCTAAAGCCTTTGCTTTACAAAATTGATACTAGTCACACGAAG GTTATGCAAGCTGCAGCCAAACTAGGCATTACAATCACAATCAGTCAAGTCGGAAATGAAGCGCCTGATACTGGGACTGCTGCTATATCTGCTACGGAGAGGACTAATGAATGGAAACCCTCATTTTCTGTTGAGGAAGATGGATTACTTCACCAGCTGCGTGTAACTCTTGTTCAAGCTCTTGATTCTTGCATGC CAAAGACAACTTCTGGAGTTCTTCAGCTATCCTCGCCACAGAACTCTCAGATCCCTATTTTACAAGAGTGCATTGATGCCATCACTGAACACCAAAGGCTTCTCTCCTTAATGAAAGGAGAATGGGCCAAGGGATTGCTGCCACAAAGCGGTGTCCGTGCAGAATATACAGTACATAGGATCCGAG AGCTTGCAGAAGGAACCTGTACGAGGAACTATGATTATTTGGGCAGTGTAGAGGGGTATGGGAAAGGAACCAAGAAATGGAGTTCCGAGCTTCCAACAGATTCTCATTTGCTCCTATATTTATTTTGTGCTTTCCTGGAGCACCCAAAGTGGATGCTACATGTTGATCCTACAGCTTATGTTGGAGCCCAGTATAGCAAAAACCCCTTATTTTTGGGTGTATTACCTCCTAAAGAAAGGTTCCCTGAAAAGTATGTAGCTGTTTTGTCAGGTGTACCCTCTGTGCTCCATCCAGGAGCTTGCATATTGGCTGTGGGAAAACAAAGTCCCCCAGTTTTTGCCCTATCCTGGGATAAGAAGCCTCAGTTCTCTCTCCGG GGAAGAACAGCACTTTGGGATTCTATCTTGCTGCTGTGCTATAAGATAAAGATTGGGTATGGAGGTTTTGTGCGGGGTATGCATCTTTCTTCGTCAGCATTGGGCATTCTCCCAGTTCTTGATCCAGAAAAGgatgactgctga